From the Rutidosis leptorrhynchoides isolate AG116_Rl617_1_P2 unplaced genomic scaffold, CSIRO_AGI_Rlap_v1 contig300, whole genome shotgun sequence genome, one window contains:
- the LOC139882732 gene encoding protein DGS1, mitochondrial-like: protein MDRIFTNLHSIHKNLQFWRLRAEGSNSQKVYFMMFERGPGALVNGTFQLFHEWRIDGKSFHHLSGSASAYIAKRVAVFTSLQCSLAEFLAQFYVDVERHGVELVKDPERSLPSLLTTVGNLFSKLEASIVQLHSIYQNDFSAHGSSSIPLLFDKLPEVNQEGSQWTDCEIRDAANVVYQNLDKLDLYLSRIVSQHQKPHRVTLYWVRYTCGAVALSACSLWLLRHSRVMGSPDIDNWICEAKDSTTNFFHDHVQQPLLAIRDELFETFRKRHKGVMEVEEVQLTASSLHRMLLSFSEQTKGQRFPENASDQEMLEIVMARYEKELVHPVQNLVSGELARALLIQVQKLKLDIETAMLELDQILKANEINFAVLAALPAFFLSLLFLMLVRAWYKQDTRAQGRGRIARIQRRLLIVEVEKRIMQYQNYVEQGLEKDALCTYGLVLYSLDCLYHAVESHAKATGEWQWLREDIIDLARA, encoded by the exons ATGGATCGAATCTTCACCAATTTACATAGCATTCACAAGAATTTGCAGTTTTGGCGATTAAGAGCTGAG GGATCGAATTCTCAAAAAGTATACTTCATGATGTTTGAGAGAGGGCCGGGGGCTCTAGTTAATGGAACTTTCCAATTGTTCCATGAATGGCGTATTGATGGCAAGTCCTTTCACCATCTTTCTGGGTCGGCATCTGCCTATATAGCTAAGAGGGTAGCTGTGTTCACTTCCTTGCAATGCTCACTTGCTGAATTTTTGGCTCAG TTTTATGTGGACGTTGAAAGACATGGGGTGGAGTTAGTGAAGGATCCTGAAAGATCATTGCCATCATTATTGACCACTGTCGGTAACCTATTCTCGAAATTGGAGGCATCGATTGTTCAGTTACATAGCATATATCAG AATGACTTTTCTGCTCATGGAAGTTCTTCAATTCCTCTATTATTTGACAAGCTTCCGGAGGTTAATCAGGAAGGTTCGCAGTGGACAGACTGTGAAATTAGAGATGCTGCCAATGTGGTTTATCAAAATCTAGACAAACTGGACTTGTATTTATCTCGTATA GTTTCTCAGCACCAAAAGCCTCACAGAGTAACTTTATACTGGGTCCGTTATACATGTGGTGCTGTTGCCCTCTCAGCTTGTTCTTTGTGGCTTCTGCGGCATAGTCGTGTAATGGGCAGTCCCGACATTGACAATTGGATTTGTGAAGCAAAGGACTCCACAACTAACTTCTTTCATGACCATGTTCAACAACCG CTTCTGGCTATTAGAGATGAACTCTTCGAGACATTCAGGAAAAGGCACAAAGGAGTGATGGAAGTTGAAGAAGTGCAATTGACGGCGAGTTCTTTGCATAG AATGCTGTTATCTTTTAGTGAGCAGACAAAAGGTCAAAGGTTCCCAGAGAATGCATCAGATCAGGAAATGCTTGAAATTGTCATGGCCAG GTACGAAAAAGAACTTGTGCATCCTGTACAAAATCTTGTAAGTGGAGAGCTTGCACGTGCTTTGCTCATTCAG GTCCAGAAGTTAAAATTGGACATTGAGAC GGCAATGCTGGAACTTGATCAGATTCTGAAGGCTAATGAAATCAACTTTGCCGTCTTAGCTGCTTTGCCAGCATTCTTTCTCTCCCTTCTTTTTCTAATGTTAGTACGCGCGTGGTACAAGCAG GATACTAGAGCTCAGGGAAGGGGAAGAATTGCTCGGATCCAAAGGAGGTTACTCATAGTAGAAGTTGAGAAAAGAATTATGCAGTATCAAAATTATGTTGAGCAAGGACTG GAGAAAGATGCACTATGCACATATGGGTTGGTTTTGTATAGCCTGGATTGTCTCTACCATGCCGTTGAGAGTCATGCAAAAGCAACCGGGGAATGGCAGTG GTTGAGAGAGGATATTATTGATTTGGCAAGGGCCTAA
- the LOC139882727 gene encoding uncharacterized protein: MSPSSKKSKDKKASKETQKASSKLPGPTSTAAGIPASAYNPLSGTFHALETSPTSSVSSLHSNGRFRNIDETDYGGTLGSGIEYDSVSNNDSWSGESEDHKEKSSNPPGRQETVTGASDNDRREKIRQKNERKHQRQKERRAQELHQRCIGFLMSRKLEALAEKLVAMGFSRDRATTALRLNEGRVEESVSWLFDVGDEADNKSSIQNVSEAKLKIDISEELAQVADLEIRYKCTKQEVERAIVAAEGDLQKAAESLSVQKPDSPKQSDEIGDPLNSNNNGMLSAAVPTLNSVLKPQPKPNTAVIRQQRSDERDFSYTKAAVAMGTSTESVSKNIEPLKKIPPKLEWAKPQQISVLPAEKRWPPSATPLPLTSKMETPRSEYKNLQPPPGSVREPVIVMQRPQSAVTTKQIPVTTSLSSSSPAVSWHPSNGMEAMRSNGFIMPHDNITNTRSPSPNNLYHHQLHYHPQKQQHFVAAPSRGGAISTISAASSLGLFSGLGSSTISSSGASSPVDWSTGGSTAARLDYTSVDWSLDRDLSSSARNGGLWLGPESLVKHTQLHDSYMNGGASLKPDLRFVSTNGNGISGFQDGGASTGEITSVGAGSQEWTSPFEGKDLFSLPRRFVYSPSF; the protein is encoded by the coding sequence ATGTCTCCATCATCAAAGAAGTCAAAGGACAAAAAAGCTTCGAAGGAGACCCAGAAGGCTTCTTCAAAGCTTCCAGGACCTACTAGTACAGCCGCTGGCATCCCAGCTAGTGCTTATAATCCATTGTCGGGAACTTTCCATGCCCTAGAAACATCACCGACATCGTCTGTTTCATCTCTTCATAGTAATGGTCGCTTCCGTAATATAGATGAGACGGACTATGGGGGAACACTTGGATCCGGGATTGAATATGATTCTGTTTCCAATAATGATAGCTGGTCTGGTGAGTCAGAAGACCACAAGGAGAAATCGTCAAATCCTCCAGGTCGCCAGGAAACAGTAACCGGTGCCTCTGACAATGACAGGCGAGAAAAAATCCGTCAGAAGAATGAGAGAAAGCATCAGCGTCAGAAGGAGAGACGGGCACAGGAGTTGCATCAACGGTGCATAGGTTTTCTCATGTCTAGGAAGCTTGAAGCACTTGCTGAAAAGCTTGTGGCGATGGGATTTTCTCGTGATCGAGCCACAACGGCGCTTAGATTGAATGAAGGTAGAGTAGAGGAATCTGTCTCGTGGCTTTTTGACGTTGGCGACGAAGCAGATAATAAGAGCAGTATTCAAAATGTCAGTGAGGCTAAATTGAAGATTGACATATCAGAAGAGCTCGCTCAAGTTGCAGATTTGGAAATAAGGTATAAATGCACGAAGCAGGAAGTTGAAAGGGCTATTGTAGCTGCTGAGGGAGATCTTCAGAAGGCTGCTGAAAGTTTAAGTGTGCAGAAGCCAGATTCACCAAAGCAGTCAGACGAGATTGGTGATCCACTAAACTCTAATAATAACGGTATGCTGTCAGCAGCAGTTCCAACTCTGAACTCAGTGCTAAAGCCACAGCCCAAACCTAATACAGCTGTGATAAGACAACAAAGGAGTGATGAAAGGGACTTTAGCTACACAAAAGCTGCTGTTGCAATGGGTACATCTACTGAATCTGTTAGCAAAAACATAGAGCCTTTGAAGAAAATTCCTCCGAAGTTGGAGTGGGCGAAACCCCAACAAATTTCTGTTCTTCCAGCTGAAAAGAGATGGCCGCCTTCAGCAACTCCCTTGCCATTGACATCCAAGATGGAAACTCCTCGAAGCGAATATAAGAACCTTCAGCCTCCTCCTGGATCAGTTAGGGAACCGGTAATTGTGATGCAGCGACCTCAATCCGCCGTAACCACAAAACAAATTCCAGTTACTACCAGCTTGAGCTCTTCGTCTCCTGCTGTCAGCTGGCACCCCTCGAATGGTATGGAAGCTATGAGATCGAACGGTTTTATTATGCCTCATGATAATATCACTAATACCAGAAGCCCAAGTCCAAACAACTTGTACCATCACCAACTTCATTATCATCCACAGAAGCAGCAACACTTTGTTGCTGCTCCGAGTAGGGGAGGCGCAATATCGACAATTTCCGCAGCTTCGTCGCTCGGCCTTTTTTCCGGGTTGGGGTCATCGACCATTTCTTCATCCGGGGCATCTTCTCCAGTAGATTGGAGTACTGGTGGCTCTACAGCGGCACGGTTAGATTACACCAGTGTAGATTGGAGTTTGGATCGTGATTTGTCTTCTTCTGCAAGAAACGGTGGATTGTGGCTTGGACCAGAAAGTTTGGTGAAACATACACAATTACATGATTCGTATATGAATGGAGGAGCGAGTTTGAAGCCGGATTTGAGATTTGTTTCGACGAATGGGAATGGCATTTCTGGGTTCCAGGATGGAGGAGCATCGACTGGCGAGATAACGTCTGTTGGGGCTGGTTCGCAAGAGTGGACTTCTCCATTTGAAGGAAAAGACCTTTTTAGCTTGCCCAGACGTTTTGTTTATTCTCCTTCATTTTAG